Proteins found in one Mangifera indica cultivar Alphonso chromosome 15, CATAS_Mindica_2.1, whole genome shotgun sequence genomic segment:
- the LOC123197265 gene encoding RHOMBOID-like protein 9, chloroplastic — MYSCIILAGGCKISSTFNEDICKRWNVLYPVADSLTKAKKKKLMNLYGGVICYGKSFPMQNVAETPLLQSMYNMTSNVRSLSMRASPVDKMRMVCYASKSSNNERQLRLLESYFAKLENESYQTSADSSNKKSELNHQSGDINAKNTLGSLDSYLEKLNKDPNFLNNVLSTSDDQTTEDNQVATPFSGSKSSEIGVKGELKGYKKFKSRNGVNPLVRRQALPQNDETSDFYLVSTLASINIAVYLFEIASPVSNSEFELFSLPLLYGAKINDLILVGEWWRLVTPMFLHSGLFHVALGCWALLTFGPQVCKSYGSFTFLLIYALGGFSGNLTSFLHTPEPTVGGTGPVFAIIGAWLIYQMQNKDVIEKSESMFQKAIIATALSFVISNFGPIDNWTHFGAAFTGIIYGFFTCPALQVDDAPSRTSQEERIRIFRQYVNPCKSLAVFAVFIIALSSFLFVIEPPLDTLAPP; from the exons ATGTACAGTTGCATTATCCTCGCCGGGGGTTGTAAGATCTCTTCAACTTTCAATGAAGACATTTGTAAGAGATGGAATGTGTTATATCCTGTTGCTGATTCTTTaacaaaagcaaagaaaaagaagcTAATGAATTTGTATGGTGGAGTAATTTGTTATGGAAAATCTTTTCCTATGCAAAATGTGGCTGAAACGCCCCTCCTTCAGAGTATGTATAACATGACAAGTAATGTACGGTCCTTATCTATGAGAGCTTCACCAGTGGATAAAATGCGCATGGTATGCTATGCATCCAAGTCTAGTAACAATGAGAGACAACTGAGATTGTTGGAGTCCTATTTTGCTAAACTCGAAAATGAATCATATCAGACTTCTGCTGATTCTTCAAACAAGAAGTCAGAGTTAAATCATCAAAGTGGTGATATCAATGCAAAAAACACATTGGGCTCTCTAGATTCTTATCTGGAAAAGCTTAACAAAG ATCCAAACTTCCTGAACAATGTGTTATCTACGTCTGATGACCAAACCACTGAAGACAATCAAGTTGCAACACCATTTTCTGGCAGCAAAAGTTCTGAAATAGGTGTCAAGGGAGAACTGAAAGGTTATAAGAAGTTCAAAAGCAGAAATGGTGTAAATCCTTTAGTGAGGCGGCAAGCTTTACCACAAAATGACGAAACCTCTGATTTCTATTTAGT AAGCACATTGGCTTCAATAAATATCGCAGTTTATTTGTTTGAAATAGCCAGTCCAGTCAGCAACTCTGAGTTTGAGCTCTTTTCTCTTCCATTGTTGTATGGTGCAAAGATCAACGATCTGATCCTGGTTGGAGAGTGGTGGAGGCTAGTGACACCCATGTTTCTG CACTCAGGGCTTTTCCATGTAGCTCTTGGTTGCTGGGCACTTCTCACTTTTGGGCCTCAAGTTTGTAAAAGTTATGGTTCTTTTACATTCTTGTTGATTTATGCACTTGGAGGGTTTTCTGGCAACTTAACAAGCTTTCTTCACACCCCAGAGCCAACTGTTGGTGGAACC GGACCGGTTTTTGCCATAATTGGAGCTTGGCTCATTTATCAAATGCAAAACAAAGATGTGATTGAAAAGTCAGAGAGTATGTTCCAGAAGGCCATAATTGCCACAGCTCTTAGTTTTGTCATAAGCAATTTTGGACCAATTGATAACTG GACACACTTTGGAGCTGCTTTTACTGGTATAATATACGGCTTTTTCACATGCCCTGCTCTGCAAGTAGATGATGCACCTTCAAGAACAAGTCAGGAAGaaagaattagaatttttaggCAATATGTGAACCCCTGTAAATCGCTTGCTGTGTTTGCTGTCTTCATAATCGCTTTAAGCTCTTTCCTTTTTGTCATTGAACCTCCTCTTGATACGCTAGCACCACCTTAG
- the LOC123197225 gene encoding probable E3 ubiquitin-protein ligase HERC4 isoform X1, with the protein MAATTSLIAWGSGEDGQLGIGNNEEKDRVCVVKALKPYKVRSVVAGSRNSLAICDDGKLFTWGWNQRGTLGHPPETKTENVPSQVKDLANVKIVQAAIGGWHCLAVDDQGRAYAWGGNEYGQCGEEPERKDDTGRPLRRDIVIPQRCAPKLVVRQVAAGGTHSVVLTREGHVWTWGQPWPPGDMFPYRKQIFIPVRVQGLEKVRLIAVGAFHNLALQEDGTLWAWGNNEYGQLGTGDTQPRSQPILVQGLSDLTLVDIAAGGWHSTALTDDGEVYGWGRGEHGRLGFGDNDKSSKMVPQRVHLLAGENIVQISCGGTHSVALTNDGRMFSFGRGDHGRLGYGRKVTTGQPMEVPINIPPPRNAGESEAEGHWIAKLVACGGRHSLALVEWQT; encoded by the exons ATGGCTGCCACTACATCTCTTATTGCTTG GGGCTCGGGAGAAGATGGGCAATTAGGAATAGGAAACAACGAAGAGAAAGATAGGGTTTGCGTTGTCAAAGCTCTCAAGCCTTATAAAGTCCGTTCTGTTGTTGCCGGTAGCCGGAACTCCCTCGCCATCTGTGATGACGGAAAG TTGTTTACGTGGGGATGGAACCAGAGAGGGACTTTGGGTCACCCACCTGAGACCAAGACTGAAAATGTTCCCAGTCAGGTTAAGGATCTCGCTAATGTCAAGATTGTTCAG gcTGCTATTGGTGGATGGCATTGTTTGGCTGTTGATGATCAAGGCCGAGCCTATGCTTGGG GTGGGAATGAGTATGGTCAGTGTGGTGAAGAACCTGAGCGAAAAGATGACACTGGAAGGCCTTTGAGGAGAGACATTGTGATTCCTCAGCGATGTGCCCCAAAGCTTGTTGTTCGGCAG GTGGCTGCGGGTGGAACTCATTCTGTGGTGCTTACACGTGAGGGACATGTATGGACCTGGGGTCAACCATGGCCTCCTGGAGACAT GTTTCCTTACagaaaacaaattttcattCCTGTGAGAGTGCAAGGGCTTGAAAAGGTGAGGCTCATTGCTGTTGGGGCTTTTCATAATTTGGCTCTTCAAGAGGATGGAACATTGTGGGCATGGGGTAACAATGAGTATGGGCAACTCGGTACTGGGGATACACAACCAAGATCACAACCTATTCTTGTCCAAGGGCTCTCTGATCTCACTTTG GTCGATATTGCTGCTGGAGGATGGCATTCTACTGCATTGACTGATGACGGGGAG GTGTATGGTTGGGGAAGAGGGGAACATGGGAGACTTGGATTCGGGGACAATGACAAGAGCAGTAAAATGGTGCCCCAACGGGTTCATCTTTTAGCTGGGGAGAACATTGTTCAG ATTTCTTGTGGTGGAACACATTCAGTAGCATTGACAAATGACGGGCGCATGTTTTCA TTTGGACGAGGCGACCATGGACGTCTTGGATATGGTAGGAAGGTAACAACAGGCCAACCAATGGAAGTTCCTATAAATATCCCACCTCCAAGAAATGCAGGTGAAAGTGAAGCTGAGGGACATTGGATCGCTAAGCTGGTCGCTTGCGGGGGACGCCACAGTCTGGCTTTAGTAGAATGGCAGACTTAG
- the LOC123197225 gene encoding probable E3 ubiquitin-protein ligase HERC4 isoform X2 — MAATTSLIAWGSGEDGQLGIGNNEEKDRVCVVKALKPYKVRSVVAGSRNSLAICDDGKLFTWGWNQRGTLGHPPETKTENVPSQVKDLANVKIVQAAIGGWHCLAVDDQGRAYAWGGNEYGQCGEEPERKDDTGRPLRRDIVIPQRCAPKLVVRQVAAGGTHSVVLTREGHVWTWGQPWPPGDIKQIFIPVRVQGLEKVRLIAVGAFHNLALQEDGTLWAWGNNEYGQLGTGDTQPRSQPILVQGLSDLTLVDIAAGGWHSTALTDDGEVYGWGRGEHGRLGFGDNDKSSKMVPQRVHLLAGENIVQISCGGTHSVALTNDGRMFSFGRGDHGRLGYGRKVTTGQPMEVPINIPPPRNAGESEAEGHWIAKLVACGGRHSLALVEWQT; from the exons ATGGCTGCCACTACATCTCTTATTGCTTG GGGCTCGGGAGAAGATGGGCAATTAGGAATAGGAAACAACGAAGAGAAAGATAGGGTTTGCGTTGTCAAAGCTCTCAAGCCTTATAAAGTCCGTTCTGTTGTTGCCGGTAGCCGGAACTCCCTCGCCATCTGTGATGACGGAAAG TTGTTTACGTGGGGATGGAACCAGAGAGGGACTTTGGGTCACCCACCTGAGACCAAGACTGAAAATGTTCCCAGTCAGGTTAAGGATCTCGCTAATGTCAAGATTGTTCAG gcTGCTATTGGTGGATGGCATTGTTTGGCTGTTGATGATCAAGGCCGAGCCTATGCTTGGG GTGGGAATGAGTATGGTCAGTGTGGTGAAGAACCTGAGCGAAAAGATGACACTGGAAGGCCTTTGAGGAGAGACATTGTGATTCCTCAGCGATGTGCCCCAAAGCTTGTTGTTCGGCAG GTGGCTGCGGGTGGAACTCATTCTGTGGTGCTTACACGTGAGGGACATGTATGGACCTGGGGTCAACCATGGCCTCCTGGAGACAT aaaacaaattttcattCCTGTGAGAGTGCAAGGGCTTGAAAAGGTGAGGCTCATTGCTGTTGGGGCTTTTCATAATTTGGCTCTTCAAGAGGATGGAACATTGTGGGCATGGGGTAACAATGAGTATGGGCAACTCGGTACTGGGGATACACAACCAAGATCACAACCTATTCTTGTCCAAGGGCTCTCTGATCTCACTTTG GTCGATATTGCTGCTGGAGGATGGCATTCTACTGCATTGACTGATGACGGGGAG GTGTATGGTTGGGGAAGAGGGGAACATGGGAGACTTGGATTCGGGGACAATGACAAGAGCAGTAAAATGGTGCCCCAACGGGTTCATCTTTTAGCTGGGGAGAACATTGTTCAG ATTTCTTGTGGTGGAACACATTCAGTAGCATTGACAAATGACGGGCGCATGTTTTCA TTTGGACGAGGCGACCATGGACGTCTTGGATATGGTAGGAAGGTAACAACAGGCCAACCAATGGAAGTTCCTATAAATATCCCACCTCCAAGAAATGCAGGTGAAAGTGAAGCTGAGGGACATTGGATCGCTAAGCTGGTCGCTTGCGGGGGACGCCACAGTCTGGCTTTAGTAGAATGGCAGACTTAG
- the LOC123197896 gene encoding 14-3-3-like protein A, with protein sequence MSPIDSTREENVYMAKLAEQAERYEEMVEFMEKVAKTVDVEELTVEERNLLSVAYKNVIGARRASWRIISSIEQKEESRGNEDHVSVIKEYRGKIEAELSKICDGILNLLESHLIPSASSAESKVFYLKMKGDYHRYLAEFKTGAERKEAAESTLLAYKSAQDIALAELAPTHPIRLGLALNFSVFYYEILNSPDRACNLAKQAFDEAISELDTLGEESYKDSTLIMQLLRDNLTLWTSDIPDEAGDEIKEASKRDSSEAQQ encoded by the exons ATGTCGCCTATTGATTCAACTCGTGAGGAAAATGTTTACATGGCCAAGTTGGCTGAGCAAGCTGAACGTTATGAAGAAATGGTGGAGTTCATGGAGAAAGTTGCAAAGACAGTTGATGTTGAGGAGTTAACTGTGGAAGAAAGGAACCTTCTCTCTGTTGCTTACAAGAATGTGATTGGTGCCAGGAGGGCTTCATGGAGGATCATCTCTTCCATTGAGCAAAAGGAAGAGAGCAGGGGAAATGAGGACCATGTATCAGTCATCAAGGAGTACAGAGGCAAAATTGAGGCTGAGTTGAGCAAGATCTGTGATGGAATCTTGAACCTCCTTGAGTCACATCTCATTCCCTCAGCCTCTTCTGCTGAGTCCAAGGTGTTTTATCTTAAGATGAAGGGTGATTACCACAGGTATTTGGCTGAGTTCAAGACTGGTGCTGAGAGGAAGGAAGCTGCTGAGAGCACTTTGTTGGCCTACAAGTCTGCTCAG GATATCGCTTTGGCTGAACTTGCTCCAACTCACCCAATAAGGCTGGGACTTGCCCTCAACTTCTCTGTGTTCTACTATGAAATCCTTAACTCACCTGATCGTGCTTGCAATCTCGCCAAGCAG GCATTTGATGAGGCTATCTCTGAGCTGGATACATTGGGTGAAGAATCATACAAGGACAGTACATTGATCATGCAACTTCTCCGAGATAATCTTACACTTTGGACTTCCGATATCCCT GATGAAGCTGGGGATGAGATTAAGGAAGCATCAAAACGTGATTCGAGCGAAGCACAGCAGTGA